A genomic window from Mustela erminea isolate mMusErm1 chromosome 16, mMusErm1.Pri, whole genome shotgun sequence includes:
- the LOC116575082 gene encoding LOW QUALITY PROTEIN: L-lactate dehydrogenase A-like 6A (The sequence of the model RefSeq protein was modified relative to this genomic sequence to represent the inferred CDS: inserted 3 bases in 2 codons): MSWAGRVLRASRRLDPVGANVFCLGMVLRPCQVACTLLRDSRSFIPVSKMGTVRCELTKNLTSEETIYHSKISTIGTGSVGIACAISILLKGLSDELAFVDADEGKTKGETVDLQHGSSFMKMPYIVCSTDYHVTANSNLVIMTAGAHPGKGETCFDVVKRNVSIFKLMISNITWFSPQCKMIVVSNPVDILTYVSWKLSAIPQNSVIGSGRNLDIVRFHFFIGQRLSFHSESMXILGKHGDSGVHVWNRVNIAGIPLKDLNSDIGTDKDPDDWENVHREVITCDCEMIKMKGHTNWAVCLSVADLTGNILKNLRRVHTVSTITKGLYEINAEVFVSVPCILGGNGIANHIKIKLTPEEESXLRKSAEKLWEI; encoded by the exons ATGAGCTGGGCTGGGAGAGTCCTGCGGGCAAGCCGGAGACTAGACCCTGTAGGAGCGAATGTCTTTTGCCTAGGGATGGTTTTGCGTCCCTGCCAGGTGGCATGCACCCTCCTAAGGGACAGTAGGTCCTTCATCCCTGTCTCCAAAATGGGAACTGTCAGGTGTGAATTAACTAAGAATTTAACTTCAGAGGAGACCATTTATCATAGTAAGATCTCTACTATAGGAACTGGATCAGTTGGCATAGCATGTGCTATCAGCATCTTATTAAAAGGCTTGAGTGATGAACTTGCCTTTGTGGATGCTGATGAAGGAAAAACGAAGGGTGAGACAGTGGATCTTCAACATGGCAGCTCTTTCATGAAAATGCCATATATTGTTTGCAGCACAGATTACCATGTCACTGCAAACTCCAACCTAGTGATTATGACAGCAGGTGCACAcccaggaaaaggagaaacatgCTTTGATGTAGTTAAGAGAAATGTGTCCATCTTTAAATTAATGATTTCCAACATTACCTGGTTTAGTCCCCAGTGCAAAATGATAGTTGTTTCCAATCCAGTGGATATCTTAACTTATGTATCTTGGAAATTGAGTGCAATTCCCCAAAACAGTGTTATTGGAAGTGGCCGTAATCTGGACATTGTccgtttccatttctttattgggCAAAGACTTAGTTTCCACTCTGAAAGCAT AATCCTTGGAAAACATGGAGACTCGGGTGTACATGTGTGGAATAGAGTGAACATTGCTGGTATCCCCTTGAAGGATCTGAATTCAGATATAGGAACAGATAAAGATCCTGATGACTGGGAAAATGTCCACAGAGAAGTGATAACCTGTGATTGTGAGATGATTAAAATGAAAGGTCATACTAATTGGGCTGTTTGCCTCTCTGTAGCTGACTTAACAGGAAACATTTTGAAGAATCTTAGGAGAGTGCATACAGTTTCCACTATAACGAAAGGCCTCTATGAAATAAATGCAGAAGTGTTTGTTAGTGTTCCTTGTATCCTGGGAGGGAATGGTATTGCAAACCATATTAAGATAAAGCTGACCCCTGAAGAGGAAT GTTTGAGAAAGAGTGCAGAAAAACTTTGGGAAATTTAG